The Macadamia integrifolia cultivar HAES 741 chromosome 4, SCU_Mint_v3, whole genome shotgun sequence genome contains the following window.
CATACTCTTTCTGATTTGctaggtttttttttcactcCTCACATCCTTGCTATGAACCCACAAAAACCCTAACTAGGTTGGCCTATGTTTTCAGCCGCTTTCTCCTCTCAGCCATCAACCTTTAGTAGCTATCCTCACCTTCTCTGACCATGCTAGCTGTGGAGCCACCATAAAATGGTAACCGTTGCCATTAAATTCATCAGTTGCGGTAGTGCTTCTCACTGAGGAGGGAACGATCTGTTGGGCCAAGTAGACAAGCCCATACTTTAAAGAGTATTGAGAACTGATCTTAAAATATATTTGGGCCGTAGCCAACTTGTCAAATGGAAGTCAAGTAGGGCCAAATTCAAGGTGGGATGGGCCCAGGATGGGCTTGCATAATGTGCAACACTGAGAATGTCTATCCACCAattattaaggaaaaagaaaaaaaaaatccaatattagTGACAAATGTTCTACCATAGATTCGGAGAAGACATATAAAGGAATGATAATTAAGGAAGACTATTTCCTATGGTCCATGTAAAGTGTTAGATGACTTCAGAATGGAAAATGGACACCAACGAAAACGGAAATATTTCCTCCCTCTCTCATTCCAAAGGGTCTTCGGACCATGAGTATTgtggctctgtttggttgcgaagaaaatacaaatatttttctgaaaaatgaaatatattttataagaaaattcattttttaatgtttgatcataagggaaaaaatacaaatatttcttTGTGAAGTGAATTATATTTTACGAGAATTTAAATATTTTCCTTCACTTTCCTTCCAACCAAATAGATCCTAGGTTTTGGCCTTTCTATAGTGTATTTCCATGTAAGACTCTGACTCGGGTTGGGCTGCTCCTCTCAGCTTGTGTGGGCTGATTATGAAAGCCTTTAATTTCAGTAATGTATCTATATAAAGTTTACTATTATTTTGTAGCAATGGTTTGTTCTATGTAATATAAGAGAGGCATGAAAATGAGcgattgtaaccctattctttaTTGATAATGAAACAAACATCATCTCATCATAGACATAAGCAATCTTATAGAACCAAGTAAATCTTTATATATAttatgagatttttatttatgatttccaTTCaatttctgcatcattttagattTTCGTTTCTACAAGAACAACAGCCGCACATGAGatttctaacatttttttcatatgataCTAAGTACTAACCATAACTAACCCACCCAAGAAACATGCTGGGGCTCCTCCCTCATCACATTCACCACACCAGGACAAGAGGGGCAAGACAAGGTACCCATGGGTATTCATGCACCATATGGATCCAACCCTAACCCTACAAGGTTATACCAATTAAAGGAGCTAGTTTAGCCTTTTAAGTTTATCTCACTCCATTGCTGTCCataattggaaattttttttacatgttcACCTGAATGTTAGAATTTTATATGTAACTCTAGTGGACCATTGAGAAGACTGTATCATAAACAAATGTTGCCAGCTAGGATAGCTCCTGTCTCCATGCAACTGGTAGCAACCCTAATTTTGAATGCCACAAACTTTAGACCGAGTCTTTGCTTCTCGatccaatcaaaatcaaacaagaaaagaagtaaaaaagagaaaagagaaagaacgTAAAGCAAAGCATGGTAGCAGAGAGGGTCCCTACTTTGTTTTTGCTTTGGAGTTTATGTGTTGCAACAAGACTAGAAGCATCTCATGCTGTTTTCATAAAGTTTGAATGGACTGAAGACCAAACAGTACAGTCTCACTAGCTAGTCACTCCTCACCAAAGAATCTAAAAGTGAAAAAGGAGATTAATTAGAAGGTTTAAAACTAATGAGAGCATGAGATTAAGGTTGATGAGGTAACCTTTAATTGGTGGAATTTGCTTTAATTTtggaaaaacacaaaaatacttaaaaaaacCCATAACAAACCAAAGCCACCAAAGCCAAAGATAGCTGATTGATTGGATGATGGAGATTGTTTTACATACCTTCTCATATCATGTATGGCTACTAGAACTTTTCTTGGGTTGTGTTCCATCTCTACTTCTCTTTTTGTAGTATCTACTTGTTTGGTCTTTACATGAGCAAAGTAAAGATAATCTCATTTCCCAATtcatgaatctctctctctctctctctctctctctctctctctctctcaagtttaGAAGGATAGGGAATACTAAAGTGGGGTCTGCAAAGGTGGTTTAATCTCTCTCGGGATTCTTTTAAGTGTACTTTGTAAGTGATAAGCTTAGCTTTCCTTCACCTCCTCCCTTGCAATAACAATTTGTGTACTTTCACTCTGCAAATTAAGATTTTTCTAAtggtatgaaaaagttataatcCCATTTCAAAAAAACATACAAGATGGCAGGCATCTTGCAAATCTTCTACTACACAAGTGAAGCTAGCTTCTCCATCATCTAAGCCTAAGCTCGGCCTGGTGGCTGTTTAGACTTCCCTGCTCTCCTGAAAATCATCAcacaaaagaaatatatataccATTAGTCCAACACACCAAAATCTTGATTTGGGTCTCTACCCATCTCTTAACTCTCGGTGCACCACacatacagagagagagagagagagagagtcacaaAAGGTAAAAAGCAACATGAATGAAAAGAACACAACTGAGGTGTAATTAgctttgagtttttttttggtaagaattaGCTTTGAGTTACCATGATAGAGGGTTGTGCCCATTATAGATAAAGTGAAGATACAGaccccttcttttccttttaactTCTCTGACTCAATTAGTGAAAACAAAGTCAGGGACATTGAAATTTGGAACCTATGACTTGGGGCCCATGAAGGTCTCCAAATTGGATAATTAACATGAAAATCCCTAAATTATAGTTCACTTctataatgaaaaaagaaaaaaggaaaagagagagagagagagagagcaaataaTTTGATAGGGTCCATTCTAAAATTGATGTTCCAACTAAAGTTGTACAACAAGATTGATAAGGGACTGTTATATTACATATTCAAAAAGAAATCATTGGAAATCTAAATAGGGTTTTGCAATAAAATTGTTTTGTGATCCTTGCATGGCATAGGACCAATAAGGAttaaaaaggacaaaaaatgGTGGAACCATTTGTGTCCTTCTAGGCAGCTAGCGGTTATCCTTTCCTTTCCCCAAAATGTCTTTAGTTTCTTCTcatgaaaataagagaaagaatagaTCTCTGAAGAAACTTTTGTTGAAGGCCACATGCTCTAGAGCTTCTGAGAATTATAcaaatcatttaaaattgtttctttctttgtctttggTTTAAAGTAATCTTATAACCATCATTAGAACTGCTATAACCCTTATCAGAACTGGGGAATCCTATATGATATACAATgaagagaagtggataaatgTACCTGTTGTGAATGGGATCAGGGCCATTAGGAACCCTTCTCTTGCTCATGTAATTGATGTCTAAATCTGGATGAACAACTTGGCTATCTGTTCCTATCACCTCCAATTGCTTGAAGTTTCCTGCTGGAGAAGTAacagttgttgttgttgttgttttggaaCCTTCACTTGCTTGGATCTCAACCAACAAAAACCCAATAAAACTAACAAATGCAAGAGACCTAAGGAAGACCCTCAACGACCCACCACGACGACCCATAttatattcttctccttctcctccttgcCTCCAAAGCTgctattttttctccctcttatcTCTCTCTAGAAGAAAACCTTGTATTTCAACAAGAGAGATGGATACAACATCGACACAAGCATGTTTTGCTGCAGCGATGATACTCTTAAGGAaggaagagatggagagaaggAAAGCTGAGAAGGGAGAGTTGGCTACGGCAAGTATTTTAGTGTGGTGGTAGGAGTGGCTTGATTTTCTTTATAGGTGGAAGCGATTCTGTTGCACTTTCTCAAacctctagagagagagagagcttagcTGGTTTCGAACATGACATGGAGAGAACCGCCTTGCTTTATTCCGATTTGGGTCCATACACTTTGCTTTGGTTTGTGTATTTTCATGCACCTACAATAACCAAAAGGGACCTGATCTTAGTGTTACGTACCCTAGATTtaagtaattaaataaaataattaaaaaaaaaaaaaactagggtcTTGTGCCCTTTGGTGGTCTGGTAAAACCCATTAGGGTGAGGGTATCAGTTTTGAACTATACATTATCTAAGGCGTGCCTTAAGCTTAAGGGTATCAATTTGTACTCACAGATCGATGGGCACTACTACTGTCTAACAAAAGGAATATCTCCCATTAGTGGAGCATATATATAGGGGAGGGTATCGAAACTCAACTTTCAAGAATCAAACCTGACCCAATCTAGCTCAACAATATGATTATGAACTCCCATTATCTggtttgtttcttttctcttctttttctttcttaattacCTGTGTTTCCTTATTAAGACTATTGTATCAAAATGTACTCTAATTTTGGAGACTAAAAGGGTTCAAAATGCATTAAGAAAATCTATCTTTTGAATTGGGTAGGTGTCCTAGGCTCCTACCTAGCTATGTCCTTTTAGTCAGCCCCCCATTGAAGAAGAGTGACCACATCATGGAGGACCAATCAAGTCATTCTGTTATGTTTGAAAGTCTCAAAGGAACCATATGATAGGACACAGAGTTGCCCATCCAAAAGAAGACAAGAACCAGTCTTTTCTGTCAACAATTAAGgattgttgaaacttctttaTTTGTGGTTCTCCAATGAGGCACTTAAACAAAATCCCAGGTCCTTTAAGATTTAGTTTTGTCCTCTGCTTTTCAGGGTAagaatccatatatatatatatatatatttttcttatggATCACCAATGATTTTATCTTCCAAATCATTTAGAGTATCCATTAATTATATTTTGATCATGGTACAGGTTAATCTTACACGTTTTTACTGTATTAACTATCATTATAGATAATTGGAAAAAGATCCCACACGGTCAGTGTGGGACTGCTTTTCCACGTCCTCTCACATCCCTGACACTCTCTTCTCTTTGACCATTTGGGCTCCTTATTGATGAAACTGATTCTCACTTTCTGATCGGTGGTGAGAGATCAACCCCCTCCCACAACATTGGTGGCGTTGAAACCCTCTCTCATAGATAATTGTTAAGAAATAA
Protein-coding sequences here:
- the LOC122076226 gene encoding CLAVATA3/ESR (CLE)-related protein 25-like, whose product is MGRRGGSLRVFLRSLAFVSFIGFLLVEIQASEGSKTTTTTTVTSPAGNFKQLEVIGTDSQVVHPDLDINYMSKRRVPNGPDPIHNRRAGKSKQPPGRA